In the Flavobacterium sp. 90 genome, TTATGCATATTGGTCGTGGTAGCGGCGCCAATAGTATTATTGCCTATTGTTTAGGAATTACCGATATCTGTCCGCTTGAACTTGATTTGTATTTTGAGCGCTTTTTAAATTTAAATCGAAAAAGTCCTCCTGATTTTGATATCGATTGGAGCTGGAAAGAACGCAATACAATTTTAGAATATATATTCGATAAATACGGTCGCGATCACGTTGCTTTTTGCGGAACTAATGTAGAATTCAAACATCGCTCTATTTTTAGAGAAGTCGGAAAAGTATTTGGTCTTCCGAAAGAAGAATTAGACATGTTAGCCAAAAATCCGATGGCATTACACGAAACCAATTCTATCGTAAAACTAGTTCAGGAATACAGTATTATGATGAATAAATACCCTAATCAACGTAGTATGCACGCTTGTGGTATTATCATTTCTGAAGAACCAATTACTAATTATACGCCGCTGGAAATGCCTCCAAAAGGATTCCCAATCGTGCTTTTTGACATGCATATTGCCGAAGAAATTGGTTTCGAAAAATTCGATATTTTAAGTCAGCGTGGAATTGGTCATATTGATGATAGTGTAAAACTAATTGAGAAAAACCGCGGAATAAAGGTTGATATTCGTAATACTTCGATTTCTAAAGACGAAGCTGTATGTAATATTTATTTGGCTCAAGGCCAAACTATTGGTTGTTTTTATATCGAAAGTCCAGCAATGCGTGGATTATTACGCCGACTGAATTGTGATAATTATAAAATTCTTGTTGCAGCTTCTTCTATTATTCGTCCCGGCGTGGCGCAATCCGGAATGATGAAAGAGTATATTTTTCGTCATAATAATCCGGATCAGTTTCAATATTTTCATGAAGTTTTTAAGGAACATCTTGGCGAAACTTACGGGATTATGGTGTATCAAGAAGATGTGATAAAAATTGCCCAACATTACGGTGGACTTCCAGCTGCTGATGGTGATATCCTGCGTCGTGCCATGTCCGGAAAAGGACGTTCTATGGAAGCTTTACAAAAAGTAAAAGATAATTTCTTCGCTTGTTGTGCCCAGAAAGGTCATCCCGAAGCACTTAGTCAGGAAATTTACCGCCAGATTGAATCCTTTGCCGGGTTTTCGTTTTGCAAAGCGCACTCGGCTTCTTATGCCGTAGAAAGTTACCAAAGTTTATATCTTAAGATTAATTATCCTGTAGAATTTATGACAGCGGTAATCAACAATCAGGGCGGATTTTACAGAACCGAAGTTTATGTTCACGAAGCGCGTATGTCCGGCGGAACAATTATGAATCCTTGTGTAAATAAAAGTGAATATCAAACTACCGTTTATGGAACTGATATTTATCTCGGTTTTATGCATTTGCAAAGTCTTGAATCTAAAACAGCTCATTTAATCGAATCGGATCGGGAGAAAAATGGTGATTTTCTTTCTTTAGAAGATTTTATCAATCGGATACCTATTGGAATTGAAAGCATGAAAATTCTAATATTTATAGATGCTTTTCGTTTTACAGGAAAAACCAAAAATCAGCTTTTGGTCATTGCCAGTTTGCTCTTAAACAACTTCAAACCCGAAAACAGAAGTTTGATGTTAATGCAGGAACCAGTAAAAGAATATAAACTTCCTACTCTGGAACGTTCTTTATATGAAGATGCTTTTGACGAAATCGAACTCTTAAGTTTTCCTGTATCATGTACGGTTTTTGATTTATTACAAACCAAATATCGAGGAAATATTATGGCGAAAGATCTTGTCATGCATCACAAAAAACAGGTTCGAATGTTGGCTTATCTAATCGCTCGAAAACAAGTTCCAACTAAAAAAGGAAATATGTATTTCGGGACCTGGATTGATCACGAAGGTTCTTATTTTGATACAGCGCATTTTCCGGATAGTTTGGCAGAATATCCTTTTCAGGGCGGAGGTTGTTATTTACTTTTAGGAAATGTAGAAGTTGATTATCATTTTCCAACAATCACGATTATCAAAATGGCTAAGATGCCTTTTATTCCTGATCCAAGATATATGGATGCCAAAGATCAATATAAAACCCAACAATTAATCAAGGAAGATGTTAGCCCTACGCATCGGGAACCTTATCCGCAAGGACATGAAATTAATTTGCCACGACATCGAATGAAATTTCAGAATACATAAATAATTGAGGCATAATTTTTTAAATAATAGAAGACGAAATTACGTTATATACAGATGAAAAAGCAAGAATACGCCATAGTAGATATCGAAACCACCGGTGGAAACGCCAGTGGCAGCCGCATTACCGAAATTGCCATTATCATTCATGACGGAGAAAACGTGATTGAACGATATGAAACGCTTGTGAATCCCGAAAAGGAAATTCCAATTTCGATTTTTGCCTTAACAGGAATTAATAATGAAATGGTAGCTAATGCGCCAATCTTTGATGATATTTCGGAGAAAGTACTAGAAATGCTTACAGATCGAATCTTCGTGGCGCATAATGTCAATTTTGATTATTCATTTGTTCGTCATCAACTCGAACAAGCAGGTTTTAAATGGACAGCCAGAAAGTTGTGTACCGTTCGCGCAGCCAGAAAAATCAGACCAGGTTTCTCCTCCTATAGTTTAGGAAAACTTTGTAATTCGCTTGATATACCTTTAGAAAACCAACATCGTGCCGGCGGAGATGCAGCTGCCACGGCAATATTATTTTCGCGATTACTCGAATGGGACGATGAAGGTCATATTGAACAAATGATCAAAAACACGGCACAAGATCAGCGTTTACCTCCTAATCTTCCGCCAGAAGATTTTGATAATTTACCTGAAAAACCGGGTGTATATTATTTTTATAATGAGGTAAATAAAGTAATCTATGTGGGTAAAGCGGTTAATATAAAAAAACGTGTTGCTTCTCATTTTAGCGGACACAAAATTAATCCGCAAAGGCAAAATTTCTTGCGCGATATTTACTCGATTTCCTTTGAAGTTTGTGGCAACGAATTGATGGCTCTTTTATTAGAATGTACCGAAATTAAACATCTTTGGCCAACTTATAACAGAGCTTTAAAACGATTTGAACCCAAATTTGGGCTGTATGAATATGAAGCCCGTAACGGATACAAATATCTCGCTATTGGAAAACTCAATAAATTTCAGTCTTGTATTGAGCATTTTAGTAGCTTACACGAAGCAACAAATATATTGCGAGGTTTGGCAGAACGATTTGACATTGATTATAGATTTTGCAAATATTCAAAACCTGAAGAAGGTGAAGTATTTCAAAATAAAGATAAAGATTTACCCGATGTTTCGCTCCACAATGAGCAAGTCGGCAATGCTATTGATTTTTTATTAAACAACAGACCTTCTTTTGCGATTATAGAAAAAGGAAGAACGGCAGGAGAAAGAAGTTGTATCTGGATAGAAAATGGTCATTTTTATGGTATGGGATATATTCCGTCAGATGTTGCGATTACTGATTCTTCAGAAATAAAAGATTATGCTACGCCTTATAAAAGCAATCAATACATTGTACAATTGATTTTTGCTTATGCGGAAAAAAATCCGCGAAAAGTTTTTTTCAATAAGAACTTGCTAAAATCAGGAATATGAAACTAATCTAATTTAAAAAATAGAGCTATAAACTAAAAGTATTGACTTATGACACTATTTAGCGATACCGAATTATTTGCCACAGGTTTAAAAGGAAAAAAAATATTTGACCTGCCTGATGCAGAACTTATTTTGATCGATAACTTTTTTACCAAAGAAGAATCTGATCGCTTTTATGAAAAAATACTTCATCAAACTAAATGGAGAGAATATGAAATGGAAATGTATGATAAAATTGTTACGGCTCCCCGAATGATTTCGTGGTATGAAGACAAAGATAATGTTGGAGCAGATCAAAATGGTCCAGATTGGACTTATAATTTATTAACGATTAGAGGCCGTGTCGAAAGAGAAACTCAGATTGAATTTAATAGTCTCTTGCTTAATTTATACCGAGATGGCAATGATGGTGTTTCGTGGCATAGCGACAAAGAACATAACTCGGGACCAAATCCAATTATTGCTTCGGTAACTTTTGGGGAAACCAGAATGTTCAGACTTCGTCATAAATTTCGCAAAGAAATTCCGCAAGTAGAAATTCCTTTGCATCACGGATCTTTTCTATTAATGGCGGGAACAACCAATAGTTTCTGGCAACATCAGGTTCCTAAAACAGCCAAAAATGTATTGCCACGAATCAATTTAACCTTTAGACGAACTAACCGAAGCGAATGATTTGTAAATCACTTAAAATGAGTTTTATTTTAACGCTGAAACGACGAGGAAAATTCCTCCTCTAAAAGTTAAAATACTCAGTACATGAACCTTTTATTAGGCAGAACCTATCTTTTTTACTACTTTTGCAACCTTTTTTTATATATACATTACTATAATGGCTTATTCAAACAATGATTTATTGCGCTTTTTAGATGCACAAAACAAACTTTATCTTACTGCTTTTTCTGAAATCAAAAAAGGAAAAAAAGAGACACATTGGATGTGGTTCATTTTTCCTCAGATTAAAGGATTAGGCTCAAGTGATACTGCAAATTATTATGCCATTAACGATCTCAAAGAAGCAACCGAATATTTAGAGCATCCTATTTTAGGGAAACATCTTATAGAAATTTCGGAGTTATTTTTGACTTTCAAACGAAAATCAGCCGATGGAATTTTAGGTGATTTAGATGCACGCAAATTACGTTCTTCTATGACGCTTTTCTCTTTGGTTGAAAATACAAATCCTGTATTTCAGGAAGTTTTAGAAGCTTTTTTCTCAGGAGAATCAGATCCTCTTACCTTATCTATTATTAATTCAACCATAAAATCATCTGTCGAAACTGAAATGGTGTAATTTATACTAACTTTTTCCAGATTATTTAAATTAAAAAGACACTGCGTTTTTTGCTTTTGCAAATTGGTAGTGTTTTTTTTTATGCCCACGGGTTTTACGGATTAAACGGATTTACATAGATTTCTGTTTTAAACTTTATATTTCTTGTTTTTAGATATAAAAAATGCCTTGTTTTTAGCAAGGCATTTTTTGTATTCTATTATTGAGTAATAAAAGATCAGCGTTAATCTGTTTAATCCGTAAAACCCGCGGATAAATCATATTTATACTTAGAAACTAAGTGTCTAAGCGACTTAGCACCTTTCCTTTAATCTTCTTTCGGTTTTGTTAGGTAATATACCGGAATTCCTGTTAGCATAATTAATACTCCCCAACCACAAGTTGAGAATTTTGTAATTAATAAAGAAACACAAATTGCCGCTGCGATCACAATATACAACATTGGCAAAAACGGGTATCCAAATGCCTTGTAAGGTCTTTCTAAATCCGGCATTTTTTTGCGTAAGATGAAGATTCCGTAGATTGTTAGTATATAAAAAATCAATACAATGATGATTACGAAATCTAATAAGTCTCCATATTTACCTGTCAAACATAAAGCCGAAGCCCAAATACATTGCGCCCAAAGTGCCCAAGCCGGAACACTTGATTTGTTTAAAACAGCTGCTTTTTTAAAGAACAAACCATCTTTTGCCATTGTATAATATACTCTTGCACCAGCCATAATTAATCCGTTGTTGCAGGCAAAAGTCGAAATCATGATCATAATTGCAATGATCAGTGTTCCAATGTTTCCAAAAATATAATGCGAAGCTACAACTGCTACTCTATCTGATTTTGCTGTTGCAATTTCGTTTAACGGAACTACAGCCAAGTACATCAAATTTGTCAGTACATAAATAATTGTCACAATAAAGGTCCCTAAAAATAAGCTGAAACCAACATTCCTTTTTGGATTTTTAATTTCTCCAGCGATAAAAGTCACACCATTCCAAGCGTCACTTGAGAATAAAGATCCAACCATTGCAGCAGAAATTCCCGTAATCAAAGCTGTTCCGCCAATTGGTAACCATGAACCACTTTCGGCATTATACGAACGAGGAGTCCAGGCATCTGTCCAGTTCGCATCCCAAATAGAAGCTTTTGCTCCTAATGTTAATCCGAAAACTATTAAACCTAATAATGACAGTATTTTGATAATCGTAAGGACAGTTTGAAGAATTTTTCCGTTTTTAACACCACGGCTATTAATAAAAGTCAGTAAGATAATGGTAACAATTGATACTAATTGTGCTGCATTGAGTTTAAAAGATCCCAATTCATAAAGTATATTTTCATCACTTAGCGGCTCATATAGATAAGCTGCGAATTTTGAGAATGCCACCCCAACAGCTGCAATGGTTCCGGTTTGAATTACGGCGAAAAAACTCCAACCGTATAAAAACGCGATTAGTTTATTATAAGCTTCTTTTAGATATACATACTGCCCTCCTGCTTTTGGGAACATTGCACTCAACTCTCCGTAACTTACTGCGGCTATAATTGTGATCAATCCTGAGATTAACCAAATTAGCGTTAACCATCCTGCAGAACCTACTTGTCTGGCGATATCAGCACTTACAATAAATATTCCGGATCCAATCATCGAACCTACAACAAGCATGGTTCCGTCTAATAATCCGAGTTCTCTTTTAAAATTTTCCTGGTCGTTTTCTTGCATTATTTTGGTTTTTGGGTTGGTTAAAGATATACTTTTTTCTGAGATTGTATAACTCTGATTATTAGTTTATATCTAATTCTTGATGTTCTGTTTTGTTCTTAAAATGCAAATTAACGAAATCGATATAATTACAAAATAGTATAGACCGATTTTCCTTTAAAATTGACCGAAAATAAAATCTCATCAAACTACTAGATATTTAATGTAAAAACATTAAACCTTAAAAAAACAGAAAACTGTTTTTTTAATCATTCTAAAAGTGCCCTCCAACGAAAGTAACAAAGCTCTAAAAAAAACCTAAATCAAGGCTTTAATAAGTTAAACAAAAACAACTAATTAATTGCATTATAATTTATTAGTCAAAAGTATTTAAAATTAGTTGCATTAACTCTTTTTTTTAAATCAAAAGTTAAAACTGATTTTTACAAACAACAAACCAAAACACAAAAAACTGATTACCAATTATTTAAATGACAAAAATACATTTATCAGATAATTTAACAAGAAAAAATAAATCATCCGTTAAACTCTATTCTTTTTTTGCTAAATTTGATACAGGAGTTAATCGGCCTTAAAATTTCAAATATTTCATTAACAATTGTTTATACTTTTAATAAAAAAAAACATAATCCCAAAAAAGATTATAAAAACAGAGAAGAACCACTTACAAAGCAAACTTTGCAAGACAGAAGACTAATTATTAACCTACAAATTCAAAAATTATGTTTAAGGTCAATTTTTTCAGCAAACTGCGTTTCCCAAATGTTTTTATTCTTTTATTAATCGTATTTATTTCTTGCGCTTTATTAATTTGTATTAACATTTTTACGATCAAAATCTTATCCGCTAACAGAGCATATGTTAATGGCGAATCACATTATTCAAAAGGTCAAAAAGATGCTTCACGCCACCTTATAACTTATCTTTTTACCAAAGACAAGAATCAGTGGAAATTGTATCAGGAGGAATTAAAGGTTCCGCAAGGAGATGGTATTGCCCGCGAAACACTTATGAAAGCCGGCGACAATGAAGTTGCCCGAAAAGCACTACTTGTTGGCAGAAATCATCAGGAAGATCTTGATGATTTGATTTGGCTATTTGTGAACTTCAAACAGGTTTCTTATTTATCAAAAGCAATAAATGAATGGGGTCAGGGAGATCAATTAATCTTTAAATTATTTGTTATTGGCGAACAAATCAATGCCAAAATAAATCACAATATCCTAAGTATTGAAGATCAGAAAAAATTCCTTCAGGAAATTAGTGTCATAAGTGATAAACTAACTATTAACGAACGAAATTTTTCGAATACATTAGGAGAAGGAACCCGCAAAATCAAGTTTTTACTAACCATTTTCAATGTTATTTTCATCTTGATTATAGTTTGTAGTGTTTGCCTATATTATTCGATAATGGTAAAACGCTTATTATTTTCAAAGAAAGAAACCGAAGCTAAAAACGAAAATCTGATTCTTGTCAATCATGAACTTGATCGCTTTGTTTATAGCGCCTCACATGATTTAAGATCGCCTATAACTTCTTTAAAAGGTTTAATTGAAATTACACAATTGGAAGATGATGTTGATCAAATTAAAGATTATCTAAGTTTAATGTATCAAAGCCTCACAAAGCAAGATCAATTTATTAGCGACATTATTGATTACTCAAAAAATAAACGAAAATTAATTATAGTAGAACCTGTGAGTTTACAAGACTTGTTCAATGAAGCTATCTCACAATTGATGCATATTGAGAATGCAAACAGAATAACTTTTAGACAAGAATTACTGATTGATCAAATTCAGAGTGATGGTTTACGTCTAAAAATCATTATCAGTAATCTAATTTCTAATGCTATAAAATATGCTGATAATAGTAAACAGGAAATGTTTATCTCTATAAAAACTTATATTCAGGAAGGCTTTAATAAAATTGAAGTTGCCGATAACGGAATTGGCATCAACGATGAATTTAAGGATTATATTTTTGAAATGTATTATGGTACAAATAAAAACAAAGGATCTGGTTTAGGTCTTTATATTGTAAAAGAAGCTGTCGAGAATATTAAAGGAAACATTTCCGTGTTTTCAGAAAGCAATATCGGCAGTAAGTTTATTGTAACAATTCCTAACGCCTATGGAACTTAATTCTTTGTTTTTATTAATTGAAGACAACCTGATTGACCAGCTTGTTACGAAACAATTACTAAAAAAAGTTTTTAGTATTGAACAAGTATCTATTGCAAATAATGGAAAAGAAGGAATTCAATGGCTTAACAATAACAAAAGAATTAACCACCAACCACTTATCATCTTGCTAGACATTCAAATGCCAATTATGAATGGCTTTGAGTTTCTGGATGAATTTCACAAACTCAGTAAAGATGCAAAAAAAGGAGTTCAGATTTATGTACTTTCTTCAACCTTAGATGCTGACGAAATTAAACTAATAGAAGAAAATGAGTATGTAACTGATTTTTTAAACAAACCATTCCCAATTGAGGAATTGAAAACTAAGTTTTTATAGCTGAAAAACTATTGTAAAACGCGATTTACTTGCGAAAAGGTTCTTCCGTAATAAGGTTCTTTAGTTGAAGAAATCATTACGCCACCGTGTGTTGAAGAATGAACAAATTTAATTTCTCCGTCCAAAACCTCAACTACCATTCCAACATGGTTGATATGCCTTCTTCCATTGGTTCTAAAGAAGATTAAATCTCCTTTTTGCGCTTCTTCTGAATTGACTTTCATTCCAATTCTAGATTGCTCGATAGAACTTCTTGGGAGCTTAATATCAAAATTATTAAAAGTACAAATCATTAATCCTGAACAGTCAAACCCTGCTTTTGTGGTTCCGCCCGATCGATATCTTATCCCAATATTATCAGTTGCATTTACAATCAATTGATTTACTAAATCCGAATGATTACTTACTCTAAATATTGTAGTGGTATCTTTTTTAATTTCCGAATTATCAGCAATCTGACCCGAAGTTGCTAAATTATCATTAATTGCCGGAGTTGTTGACAAACCTGCTGCGGCATCAGCTTTTTCTTTTGTAGTACGAATTTTTAATACATAACCTACCGCTAATTTTCCTTTGATAAACGGATTTTGCTTTTCCAGTTCTTTAACTGTTATTCCGTATCGTTTAGCAATTGCATATTTTGTTTCTTTTGGCTGAACTTCAACTGCAACTTCTACATTTGTTGTTGCAGGAACAATTTCTGGTTTTGCAGCTTCTGAAGTTGTTCCGGTATTTTCTGCAACCTGAGTTTCAGAAGCAACAGAACTATCTTTTATCAGCTGATCTGCTTTTTCTTTTGATGTTCTAATTTTTAAAACAGATCCTACAGGCAACTTTCTTTTAATTGATGGATTTTGGCGTTCTAATTCTGCAACTGTTATTCCGTATTTTTTAGCAATCAGATATTTCGTTTCTTTTGGTTTTACCTCAACAATAACCTCGACATCTGTAGAAGGAATTATTTCTGGTTTCTCTAGATTTTGCTTTTTCGTTGTCTTTTCATTTGACACAATAGCACTAGACGGAATATTAAGCTTCTGTCCTATCTTCAAAGCTTCACTTTCCAATGAAGGATTTGCTTTTTTTAAATCATCGACAGAGATATTGTATTTTTTTGAAATTACCCAGAGATTTTCTTTTTCCTGCACTTCGTGCAAACCTGGATTTGATGTTGCTGCGGGAGTTGTATTGGCAGCAATTTCAGTTTTTTTCGTAGTAGCTTTTTTATTGTTATTCGGAATTAACAAGACCGAATTTAATTTTAGAACTTTGGGTGCATTGGGATTGGCTTCTTCAATGTCTTTAGTTTTTACACCATATTTTTTAGCAATTACAGATAGATTTTCTCCTTTTGATATTTTGTGCTTGATAAACTTTTCCTGAGAAAAAACACCAACGCTGAAAAAAAACAATACTATAATTAATCTAAAAACCATACCTATTAAAGTTTAATGAATACTTTTTTAAGTTAAGACAATATTTTAAACTCAAAAAGAGCAAATATATTACCCAAAAAGGCTAATTTAACTTTTTAATATAAAACATAAACGTTTTTTAACAACTAATTTAATTGAAATTAACAGACTCGGCACAGAAATTGAGCCAACATTTTGAAACACTACACTTTATACAAATAAGTATTTTTTAATGGTAAACTAACCCATAAACCGAAAACTTGTGAAAAAACTACTCCTTATTATCTTTTTTCTGCCATTAATAACAATAGCTCAAAATATAAAAGGCATTATTTTTTCTCAAAAAACAGATCTTCCTATTGAAGACACTAATGTTTTTGCTCTATCGAGTAACACCGGAACTTTATCAAATGTAAAAGGTGAATTTGCATTAAAACTTGACACCAAATTTAAAGACAGTGACACTTTACAGTTTTCTCATATTGGCTTTATTACCACAAAAATCTCCATAACTGATTTAAAGAAATTAGATTTTAAGGTTTCTCTTCCTGAAGATGTCGAAAATTTATCCGGAGTGACCATTTCCGCAAATCAGAAACTGACTTTGAAATCGAAACTTTCCTTTAAGAAGCTTTCAGCTTTAAAGAATCCAGTTTTTGCATTTGGTTCTTTTTTGAAAGATGAAAAAATTTATGTTATTGGTGGAGATGCTTCTTTTGATTCGGATGCTTTTAAAAAAGTCCGATTAGAAAAGCCTGATTTTTCTTTAAAAGATTATTTAGATGAAATAAAATACAACACAACTCTTTTTTATTATAAAGGAGATTTTTCGACCTATAATATTAAAACAGATTCCTGGGAAGTTTCCAATTTAAAATTTAAGAAAAGAGCATTTCATAATATTCACTTCTATAATAACTCTATATACGTTCTTGGAGGAAAGAGAATTTCTGTAAACGGAAAATTCGAATATTTGCAAGATCAAATTGAAGTTTTAGACCTTGACAAACAAACTATTAAAACTGACAACACAAATCCGCATCAAGCTGCTAATTTTGCATCTTTTCTTTATAAGGATAATATTATTGTAATGGGTGGCTCTGTAAAAATGTCCGAAAAAGGTAAAAAAGATTTTTCGAATAAGATGCACTTATACAATCTTACTTCGGGATATTGGTATGAACTAGACAATATGTCAACAGCAAAAGAAGCCACCGGAATTCTAATCGACGACAAAATTTATCTCATTGGCGGCAACAACGGAAATCCTATTTCTCAAATCGAATCTTTTGATTTAATTTCACAAAAATGGCAAATCGAAGGTGAATTATTTTCAGGATTAGAAAGACCCGCTATCACTTATCACGATAACATCATTTATATTTTTGAAAATCAAAAAATGCTTGTGTACGATCTAAAAACTAAACAACTAAAAGAATACATAGTTGAATTAGGCTTGCAACTTTCGGCTATGTATTATGATACTAATAAATTGTATATTTTAGGAGGACGTACTGAAAACGAATATTCTACAATACCTTCTGCAAATGTATTCAGCATTGATACAGAGGAATTTAAAACTACACAACCTAACAGAATTAAAGTTTTATCTGGGGGATCAATTTTACCTAAAGCAGATTAATAAGACTGATAGAGTTATCTAAAAAACGTCTTTTCTTATACAAATCAGAGCCCTAGCCCAGATAGAAGCGGCATCCTTTTATTTTTTTCTTTAAAAAATAAAAGATATAGTGAATAGCTGGAAATAGCTCCTAAACAAAAACAAAAAAAAACGCCCTGTTTTCACAGAGCGTTCTTGGTATAATTGAATCTTAAAGATTAAGCTTTTCCGGCAGCAATTAAGTTTAATGCTGAACCTGCAACGAACCAGCCAATTTGACCTGCATTGTAAGTATGGTTTGCCAAGATTATATCTTTTGTACCATTTGCATGAACGAATTCTAATGTTAATGGTTTTCCCGGAGCGAATTCAGTTAAATCAGTAAAATTGATTGTATCGTCTTCCTGAATTTTATCGTAATCAGCTTCGTTTGCGAATGTTAATCCTAAAAGTCCTTGTTTTTTAAGGTTTGTTTCATGAATACGGGCAAAAGATTTTACCAATACCGCTTTAACCCCCAGGAAACGTGGCTCCATTGCAGCATGCTCACGTGACGAACCTTCGCCATAATTGTGATCTCCAACAACGATAGACGGAACTCCAGCCCCTTTATAAGCACGTGCTACAGCAGGAACGGCATCGTAAGTACCTGTTAATTGATTTTTTACTGAGTTTGTTTTTTGGTTGAATGCATTTACAGCACCAATCAACATATTGTTTGAAATATTATCTAAATGTCCGCGGAAACGTAACCATGGTCCAGCCATAGAAATGTGATCTGTTGTACATTTTCCGAATGCTTTGATTAACAATTTTGCACCTGTAATGTTTTTACCATCCCAAGCATCAAACGGAGCTAATAATTGCAAACGCTCTGATGTTGGACTAACCACAACCTGAACTCCTGAACCGTCTTCTGCAGGAACCTGGAATCCTGGATCTTTTACATCAAATCCTCTTGGAGGCAATTCGTCTCCTGTTGGTGCTTCAAGCCTTACTTCTTCTCCATCTTCGTTGATTAACGTATCTGTTAAAGGGTTAAAACCAAGATCTCCCGCAATTGCCATTGCAGTAACCAATTCTGGCGAACCTACGAAAGCTAAAGTGTTTGGGTTACCATCTGCACGTTTTGAGAAGTTACGGTTGAAAGAGTGAACGATTGTATTTCTTTCTTCTTTCTCTGCTCCATCTCTATCCCACATACCAATACATGGTCCGCAAGCATTTGCAAAAACGGTTGCTCCAATTTTTTCAAAAGTATCAATAAATCCGTCTCTTTCGATTGTATAACGAACAACTTCTGAACCTGGAGTAATTGTAAACTGAGATTTAGTTTTTAAATTTTTAGCACTTACTTGTCTTGCCAAAGAAGCTGCACGCGAGATATCTTCGTAAGATGAGTTTGTACATGAACCAATTAAACCAACCTGAATTTGTAACGGCCAGTTATTTTTGATTGCTGTTTCTTTCATTTTAGAAATTGGCGTAGCTAAATCCGGTGTAAATGGTCCGTTTAAGTGTGGCTCTAATTCTGTTAAATTGATTTCGATAA is a window encoding:
- a CDS encoding carboxypeptidase-like regulatory domain-containing protein produces the protein MKKLLLIIFFLPLITIAQNIKGIIFSQKTDLPIEDTNVFALSSNTGTLSNVKGEFALKLDTKFKDSDTLQFSHIGFITTKISITDLKKLDFKVSLPEDVENLSGVTISANQKLTLKSKLSFKKLSALKNPVFAFGSFLKDEKIYVIGGDASFDSDAFKKVRLEKPDFSLKDYLDEIKYNTTLFYYKGDFSTYNIKTDSWEVSNLKFKKRAFHNIHFYNNSIYVLGGKRISVNGKFEYLQDQIEVLDLDKQTIKTDNTNPHQAANFASFLYKDNIIVMGGSVKMSEKGKKDFSNKMHLYNLTSGYWYELDNMSTAKEATGILIDDKIYLIGGNNGNPISQIESFDLISQKWQIEGELFSGLERPAITYHDNIIYIFENQKMLVYDLKTKQLKEYIVELGLQLSAMYYDTNKLYILGGRTENEYSTIPSANVFSIDTEEFKTTQPNRIKVLSGGSILPKAD
- a CDS encoding LysM peptidoglycan-binding domain-containing protein, producing the protein MVFRLIIVLFFFSVGVFSQEKFIKHKISKGENLSVIAKKYGVKTKDIEEANPNAPKVLKLNSVLLIPNNNKKATTKKTEIAANTTPAATSNPGLHEVQEKENLWVISKKYNISVDDLKKANPSLESEALKIGQKLNIPSSAIVSNEKTTKKQNLEKPEIIPSTDVEVIVEVKPKETKYLIAKKYGITVAELERQNPSIKRKLPVGSVLKIRTSKEKADQLIKDSSVASETQVAENTGTTSEAAKPEIVPATTNVEVAVEVQPKETKYAIAKRYGITVKELEKQNPFIKGKLAVGYVLKIRTTKEKADAAAGLSTTPAINDNLATSGQIADNSEIKKDTTTIFRVSNHSDLVNQLIVNATDNIGIRYRSGGTTKAGFDCSGLMICTFNNFDIKLPRSSIEQSRIGMKVNSEEAQKGDLIFFRTNGRRHINHVGMVVEVLDGEIKFVHSSTHGGVMISSTKEPYYGRTFSQVNRVLQ
- a CDS encoding amino acid permease, translated to MQENDQENFKRELGLLDGTMLVVGSMIGSGIFIVSADIARQVGSAGWLTLIWLISGLITIIAAVSYGELSAMFPKAGGQYVYLKEAYNKLIAFLYGWSFFAVIQTGTIAAVGVAFSKFAAYLYEPLSDENILYELGSFKLNAAQLVSIVTIILLTFINSRGVKNGKILQTVLTIIKILSLLGLIVFGLTLGAKASIWDANWTDAWTPRSYNAESGSWLPIGGTALITGISAAMVGSLFSSDAWNGVTFIAGEIKNPKRNVGFSLFLGTFIVTIIYVLTNLMYLAVVPLNEIATAKSDRVAVVASHYIFGNIGTLIIAIMIMISTFACNNGLIMAGARVYYTMAKDGLFFKKAAVLNKSSVPAWALWAQCIWASALCLTGKYGDLLDFVIIIVLIFYILTIYGIFILRKKMPDLERPYKAFGYPFLPMLYIVIAAAICVSLLITKFSTCGWGVLIMLTGIPVYYLTKPKED
- a CDS encoding response regulator, with amino-acid sequence MELNSLFLLIEDNLIDQLVTKQLLKKVFSIEQVSIANNGKEGIQWLNNNKRINHQPLIILLDIQMPIMNGFEFLDEFHKLSKDAKKGVQIYVLSSTLDADEIKLIEENEYVTDFLNKPFPIEELKTKFL
- a CDS encoding HAMP domain-containing sensor histidine kinase; the encoded protein is MFKVNFFSKLRFPNVFILLLIVFISCALLICINIFTIKILSANRAYVNGESHYSKGQKDASRHLITYLFTKDKNQWKLYQEELKVPQGDGIARETLMKAGDNEVARKALLVGRNHQEDLDDLIWLFVNFKQVSYLSKAINEWGQGDQLIFKLFVIGEQINAKINHNILSIEDQKKFLQEISVISDKLTINERNFSNTLGEGTRKIKFLLTIFNVIFILIIVCSVCLYYSIMVKRLLFSKKETEAKNENLILVNHELDRFVYSASHDLRSPITSLKGLIEITQLEDDVDQIKDYLSLMYQSLTKQDQFISDIIDYSKNKRKLIIVEPVSLQDLFNEAISQLMHIENANRITFRQELLIDQIQSDGLRLKIIISNLISNAIKYADNSKQEMFISIKTYIQEGFNKIEVADNGIGINDEFKDYIFEMYYGTNKNKGSGLGLYIVKEAVENIKGNISVFSESNIGSKFIVTIPNAYGT